Proteins from a genomic interval of Candidatus Kapaibacterium sp.:
- a CDS encoding adenylate kinase, with protein sequence MLNIALFGPPGAGKGTQSEYLIKKYNLFYISTGDLLRNEISLDTPIGKEVKSVIASGGLVSDEIIVQIIEKTITENTSFNGFLFDGFPRTYVQAYILEGLMLKLNTSLNCLISIDVPEEESVKRLLGRGKSSSRSDDNESVIRTRLQEYNQKTLPVLKFFKDRGNYKEVNGLLDIKGVKDQITEIVKEELSKSLLNVVLFGYPGSGRSAQGRALAEKFGLEYLSAGEMLENEVEKQTDYGIQIKSLYDLGTLNPDQIGQLVPDEIVVQLIEEKISKSQEMKGFIFKGFPRTLVQSYILDGLLKKYTSSITKVIEIEVPTLELIRRLNKRGKTDVSRPYDSNYEKIIQRLQDHETRTVPVISKYMKLHGGVKIDGTGSFDQVNKKLSHEIEIVLKDMR encoded by the coding sequence ATGCTGAACATAGCTTTATTCGGACCTCCGGGTGCAGGGAAAGGGACACAGTCAGAGTATTTGATAAAGAAATACAATCTATTTTACATTTCGACAGGCGATTTGCTCCGCAACGAAATCTCGCTCGATACGCCAATCGGCAAAGAAGTTAAGAGCGTCATAGCGTCCGGTGGGCTGGTTTCCGACGAAATCATCGTACAGATAATCGAAAAGACAATCACCGAAAACACCTCATTCAACGGCTTTCTTTTCGACGGTTTCCCGCGTACCTACGTCCAAGCCTACATACTCGAAGGATTGATGCTCAAGCTCAACACCTCACTAAATTGCCTAATCAGCATTGATGTGCCAGAAGAAGAATCCGTCAAAAGGCTTCTCGGCAGAGGGAAATCTTCGAGCCGCTCCGACGACAACGAAAGCGTCATCCGAACACGATTGCAAGAATACAACCAAAAAACGCTGCCCGTGCTCAAATTTTTCAAAGACCGAGGCAATTACAAAGAAGTCAACGGGCTTTTGGACATCAAAGGCGTCAAAGACCAAATCACCGAAATCGTCAAAGAAGAACTCAGCAAGAGCTTGCTCAATGTCGTACTATTCGGTTATCCGGGTTCGGGACGTAGCGCCCAAGGCAGAGCATTAGCCGAAAAGTTCGGGCTCGAATACCTTTCAGCCGGAGAAATGTTGGAAAACGAAGTCGAAAAGCAGACCGATTACGGTATCCAAATAAAATCGCTATACGACCTCGGCACATTAAATCCCGACCAAATCGGTCAATTAGTACCCGATGAAATTGTAGTACAGCTAATCGAAGAAAAAATCTCGAAATCGCAAGAAATGAAGGGATTTATTTTCAAAGGATTCCCCAGAACATTGGTTCAATCCTACATCTTAGACGGATTGCTCAAGAAATACACATCGTCCATCACCAAAGTAATCGAAATCGAAGTCCCCACATTAGAGCTGATTCGCCGATTGAATAAGCGTGGCAAAACCGACGTCAGCCGCCCCTATGACTCGAATTACGAAAAAATCATCCAACGTTTGCAAGACCACGAAACGCGCACAGTCCCCGTAATTTCAAAATACATGAAGCTGCATGGCGGCGTCAAAATAGACGGCACCGGCTCATTCGACCAAGTCAACAAAAAATTATCCCACGAAATCGAAATCGTACTAAAAGACATGCGCTAG
- a CDS encoding ATP-binding protein: MKLNIDIKLRNEISELRTLASELETFTEQAELAPKVAYNLSLCLDELVTNIINYGYPKHESGEIDINIKSETDKITITICDSGIDFNPLDRESPNVEAPLEERTVGGLGIFIVKKLCDSITYRRSHSRNILTLTMKI, from the coding sequence ATGAAATTGAACATAGACATAAAATTGAGAAACGAAATTTCCGAACTCCGTACCTTAGCTTCGGAATTGGAAACTTTTACCGAGCAAGCCGAATTAGCTCCCAAAGTCGCATACAATCTGTCTTTATGCCTTGACGAACTTGTCACAAACATCATAAACTACGGCTACCCCAAGCACGAAAGCGGCGAAATAGATATAAATATCAAATCCGAGACCGACAAAATCACGATTACCATTTGCGATAGCGGAATCGATTTTAATCCGCTTGACAGAGAATCACCCAACGTCGAAGCACCATTGGAGGAGCGAACCGTCGGCGGATTAGGCATATTCATAGTGAAGAAACTTTGCGATTCGATTACCTATCGCCGCTCGCACAGTCGGAATATTCTAACTTTAACTATGAAGATATAG
- a CDS encoding STAS domain-containing protein, giving the protein MNIVFSNENEIEVAKLSGRIDTTNSDEVQNELLGKITSGTTKLAIDFSEVTYISSAGLRAILSSVKEITKREGKLAIFSMQDNIKDVFDMSGFSAIMNILPDYDATVKFMK; this is encoded by the coding sequence ATGAATATTGTTTTTTCTAATGAAAATGAAATTGAGGTCGCAAAGTTATCAGGAAGAATTGACACGACAAATTCTGACGAGGTTCAGAATGAATTGCTCGGCAAAATCACTTCGGGAACAACAAAATTAGCGATTGATTTTTCGGAAGTGACTTATATAAGCAGCGCCGGATTGAGAGCTATTCTTTCGTCAGTCAAGGAAATCACGAAGAGAGAAGGCAAACTTGCAATTTTTTCGATGCAAGACAATATCAAGGATGTTTTCGATATGTCGGGCTTTTCGGCAATCATGAATATCCTTCCCGATTATGATGCAACCGTAAAATTCATGAAGTAA
- a CDS encoding transferase hexapeptide repeat family protein encodes MSNIYEFDGYIPVIDESAFVHPQANVTGNVIIGKNVYIGPGASVRGDWGQIIIEDDCNVQENCVIHMFPGVTVVLESKAHIGHGAIIHGARICRNSLIGMNAVVMDGAVVGAESIVGALCFVPADMIIPERKIVVGNPAKIVKDIVPEMVDWKTEGTELYVGLPQDCRDSLRPCEPLRQVPANRPPMKSDYKTWKEYIASKSKI; translated from the coding sequence ATGAGTAATATTTATGAATTTGACGGCTACATTCCGGTGATTGACGAATCTGCTTTTGTGCATCCGCAGGCGAATGTTACGGGGAATGTAATCATCGGGAAAAATGTTTATATCGGTCCAGGTGCTTCAGTGCGTGGTGATTGGGGGCAAATTATCATCGAAGACGATTGCAATGTACAGGAAAATTGCGTTATTCACATGTTCCCGGGAGTTACTGTAGTTTTAGAAAGCAAGGCTCATATTGGTCATGGAGCTATCATCCACGGGGCTCGCATTTGCCGGAATTCGCTGATTGGGATGAATGCTGTCGTGATGGACGGTGCTGTCGTCGGAGCAGAATCTATCGTTGGAGCCTTATGCTTTGTACCCGCTGATATGATTATTCCTGAACGTAAAATCGTTGTGGGCAATCCGGCAAAAATCGTGAAAGATATTGTGCCTGAAATGGTGGATTGGAAAACAGAAGGCACAGAGCTTTACGTTGGACTGCCACAAGATTGTAGAGATTCACTTCGCCCTTGCGAGCCGCTTCGGCAAGTTCCGGCGAATCGTCCGCCGATGAAATCGGATTATAAAACTTGGAAGGAATATATTGCTTCAAAAAGTAAAATTTGA
- a CDS encoding cobalamin-binding protein produces MFDFNPSLPKRIVCLTEETTETLYKLGADDRIVGITAYTVRPPEAKLTKAIIARYIDAEIDEIIKLKPDVVFAWSDLQSKISEELIRNGIEVFTFNHRSIEGILSMILKVGAIVGKNQEAEKLVREYLSKIENLQNRTQNYQSKPIVYFEEWYNPLITGICWVSEIIELCGGIDPFEHHRNFFDAKRRILESTDIIIEKNPEIIIASWCGKPFKRERMLKRKGWTEIKAIQNDEIHEIDSAIILQPGPAALTDGIDIIDSIISTYLNRRTN; encoded by the coding sequence ATGTTTGATTTCAATCCGTCATTGCCGAAACGCATTGTTTGCTTGACTGAAGAAACTACCGAAACTTTATACAAACTGGGAGCAGACGATAGAATTGTCGGAATCACGGCATATACAGTTCGCCCACCTGAAGCAAAATTAACCAAAGCGATTATCGCCAGATACATTGATGCCGAAATTGATGAAATAATCAAGCTCAAACCTGATGTAGTATTTGCTTGGTCGGATTTGCAATCAAAAATTTCGGAGGAACTAATCCGAAACGGTATTGAAGTCTTTACTTTCAATCATCGTTCAATCGAAGGAATCTTGAGCATGATACTCAAAGTAGGGGCTATTGTGGGAAAAAATCAAGAAGCCGAGAAACTCGTAAGGGAATATCTGAGTAAAATTGAAAATTTGCAAAATCGTACCCAAAATTATCAATCCAAACCTATAGTCTATTTCGAAGAATGGTATAACCCTTTGATAACAGGCATATGCTGGGTAAGCGAAATAATTGAACTTTGTGGTGGGATTGACCCATTCGAGCATCACCGCAATTTTTTCGATGCTAAACGCCGAATTTTGGAAAGCACAGATATAATCATCGAGAAAAATCCCGAAATAATAATTGCATCATGGTGCGGCAAACCTTTTAAACGTGAACGTATGTTGAAAAGGAAGGGTTGGACAGAAATAAAAGCTATTCAAAATGATGAAATTCACGAAATAGATTCGGCAATTATACTGCAACCCGGTCCGGCTGCCCTTACGGATGGAATTGATATTATTGATTCGATAATCTCTACATATCTAAATCGGAGAACAAACTAA
- a CDS encoding BamA/TamA family outer membrane protein, with amino-acid sequence MGSIKYSIYVMLVLLISVFYTDIAVFAIENHISPGLYPSTRLTKQFEIDKIEFENNDSFGDGELLEIINTKATFMSPQHRMAEYYYDNVKLIPWTPSILDTSLGAFLRNHNHEISHFNEVDVNMDTETLWSFYNTNGFHFAEISYRFEPDSVEKINVLTFSINEGTRYKMDTVLYLGLESVDTLTRQIIENARRVKSGDFFNEELILGEIGIVFNLLQNSGYYYSKFEILPVSINVESESDSVTAVFTPGKRQKIASIEFVDSLNNQNIVVEKMKRLQMDIKVDDWYSRRNVQRSLNNLNSLGTFTAVDIDTSSVFKMQTDTTLSLVVKSDYRKQKEWAVGLFVNNTQIDNLTNIGTEASISHRNWGGAAQSGTLYANIKAKDISSIISGERAEYEGQIGLRLAQPLIWAIENMRIGGAGRIYYSYLTVEQLFDISAWFANFRIPISLTNETYINQIIIDFNFELQNLVNYEEVQEKYISGDSIDARIKRSIDFYSQLYHYLQEPGLKLTTANLLGITLIGDSRNHPFNPTSGDYFFGSVDGWNFFLGHPYVSGIARYLRLQTAYSVFNPISDNTIFATKFRTGVIFRFDTENSYVPFERQFFAGGANSVRGWSSRELHYSRNEPDSFHPNDSSYRNDYLLYSNLVGSRVLVEGSVEFRYTFPFYRSINEVVAEQISKLGITAFLDYGNAYHWFAEGDDEISQITFVEYFTKLAWAAGLGLRYETPIGPIRLDLALPIYKPNYNLPDYKIWTEHNTMKDLKFHFSIGHAF; translated from the coding sequence ATGGGTTCGATAAAATATTCAATATATGTTATGCTTGTCTTGTTAATATCGGTGTTCTACACCGATATTGCAGTATTTGCTATTGAAAATCACATTTCCCCCGGGCTATATCCTTCTACTCGTCTTACGAAGCAATTCGAAATTGATAAAATCGAATTTGAAAACAATGACTCCTTCGGCGACGGCGAACTCTTAGAGATAATCAACACGAAAGCGACCTTTATGAGTCCTCAACATAGAATGGCTGAGTATTACTATGACAATGTCAAACTAATACCTTGGACTCCGTCGATTCTTGATACATCGCTTGGAGCATTTCTGAGAAATCATAATCACGAAATCAGCCATTTCAATGAAGTGGACGTGAATATGGATACCGAAACTTTGTGGAGCTTCTATAATACAAACGGCTTCCATTTCGCAGAAATTAGCTACAGATTCGAACCGGATTCGGTAGAAAAAATCAATGTCTTGACTTTCAGTATCAACGAAGGTACTCGTTACAAGATGGATACCGTATTGTACCTGGGTCTTGAAAGTGTAGATACTTTAACAAGGCAAATAATCGAAAATGCCAGACGAGTTAAAAGTGGCGACTTCTTTAATGAAGAGTTAATATTGGGAGAAATTGGCATAGTCTTTAATCTCCTTCAAAATTCGGGCTATTACTATTCCAAATTCGAAATCCTGCCTGTTTCTATTAATGTCGAGAGCGAATCCGATAGTGTGACAGCAGTTTTCACACCCGGAAAACGTCAGAAAATTGCATCAATCGAATTCGTTGATAGCCTAAATAATCAAAATATCGTAGTTGAGAAAATGAAACGATTGCAGATGGACATCAAAGTGGATGATTGGTACAGCAGACGAAACGTCCAACGCTCACTCAACAATCTGAATTCTCTGGGGACATTTACAGCAGTCGATATCGATACAAGTTCTGTTTTTAAAATGCAAACTGATACCACATTATCTTTAGTAGTAAAATCCGATTACCGTAAACAAAAGGAGTGGGCTGTCGGCTTATTTGTCAACAATACACAGATAGACAACCTTACAAATATTGGTACTGAAGCTTCAATATCGCATCGAAATTGGGGCGGTGCAGCCCAATCGGGTACTTTATATGCGAATATAAAGGCTAAGGATATAAGCAGCATAATTTCCGGGGAACGTGCCGAATATGAAGGGCAAATAGGTCTTAGACTTGCACAACCACTGATTTGGGCTATAGAAAATATGCGGATTGGTGGTGCAGGTAGAATCTATTATTCATATCTGACTGTCGAACAACTATTCGATATTTCTGCATGGTTCGCAAATTTCAGAATTCCAATAAGTTTGACCAACGAAACATATATTAATCAGATAATCATAGATTTCAATTTTGAATTGCAAAATTTGGTAAATTACGAGGAAGTTCAAGAAAAATACATCTCTGGTGACAGTATTGATGCCAGAATAAAGCGTTCGATAGACTTTTACAGCCAATTATACCACTATCTGCAAGAACCGGGACTTAAACTTACGACTGCTAATTTGCTTGGGATTACGCTCATTGGTGACAGCCGAAATCATCCTTTCAATCCTACGTCAGGAGATTATTTCTTCGGTTCGGTTGATGGATGGAATTTTTTCTTAGGTCATCCTTATGTATCGGGTATTGCGAGGTATTTACGTCTGCAAACTGCATATTCAGTATTCAATCCAATATCCGATAATACAATATTTGCTACAAAATTCAGGACAGGTGTTATATTCAGATTCGATACTGAAAATTCATACGTTCCGTTTGAGCGACAATTTTTTGCCGGTGGTGCAAATAGTGTCCGCGGATGGAGTTCACGCGAATTACATTATTCTCGCAATGAACCCGATTCATTTCATCCTAATGATTCCTCTTATAGAAACGACTACCTCTTGTATTCAAATTTAGTCGGTAGCCGTGTTTTAGTTGAAGGCAGCGTAGAGTTTAGATACACATTCCCCTTTTATCGGAGCATCAATGAAGTTGTAGCTGAACAGATTTCCAAGCTTGGTATTACTGCGTTTCTGGATTACGGTAATGCTTATCATTGGTTTGCCGAAGGAGATGATGAAATATCGCAAATCACTTTTGTGGAGTATTTTACAAAATTGGCTTGGGCGGCAGGACTTGGTTTACGATACGAAACACCAATTGGACCGATAAGATTGGACCTTGCGTTGCCAATTTACAAACCGAACTATAATTTACCCGATTACAAAATATGGACTGAGCACAATACGATGAAAGATTTGAAGTTTCATTTTAGTATCGGTCACGCATTCTAA
- a CDS encoding DUF2795 domain-containing protein yields MFWTPELAISLEDAPFPATKEELIDYANRAGCPQEVLDNLAELDDTDELIEGMEDLWPEYEDLNSEEYFYNDDEEEQYI; encoded by the coding sequence ATGTTTTGGACACCTGAATTAGCCATATCCTTAGAAGATGCGCCATTTCCGGCTACTAAAGAAGAGTTAATAGATTATGCCAATAGAGCCGGATGTCCACAAGAAGTTTTGGATAACCTGGCTGAATTAGATGATACAGACGAGCTAATCGAAGGCATGGAAGACTTATGGCCCGAGTATGAAGACCTCAATTCTGAAGAGTACTTTTATAACGATGATGAAGAAGAGCAATATATCTAA
- a CDS encoding serine/threonine protein phosphatase — MSKTGRTIVIGDVHGCSNTLDKLLDDVCEINIDDTLIFLGDYIDRGPHPKAVVDRILNLRKAGFDVITLRGNHEQMLIDAINQPKSLRNWLRNGAQSTLDDFEIMSSGFLDEEYLDFFLNLKMFHLTDDFAITHASFNFDIKNPYSDFHAMLWTRSSKINREKIGDRRMLVGHTPTPISAIKESLHNDIIRLDGGCVYHRQVKDLGYLCAFDLISKELFYTENCELDS; from the coding sequence ATGAGTAAAACGGGTAGAACCATTGTCATAGGCGACGTACATGGATGTTCTAATACATTGGATAAGTTATTGGATGATGTTTGCGAAATCAACATTGATGATACGTTAATCTTCTTGGGCGATTATATAGACAGAGGTCCGCACCCAAAAGCAGTTGTTGACAGAATCTTGAATCTGAGAAAAGCCGGATTTGATGTAATTACGCTTAGGGGCAATCATGAGCAAATGCTAATTGATGCAATCAATCAGCCCAAATCACTCAGGAATTGGCTCCGAAACGGTGCTCAGAGTACATTAGACGATTTTGAAATCATGAGTTCGGGATTCCTTGACGAGGAGTATTTAGATTTCTTCCTCAATTTGAAGATGTTCCACCTGACAGATGATTTTGCAATCACACATGCGAGTTTCAATTTCGATATCAAGAACCCGTATTCAGATTTTCACGCCATGCTATGGACGCGATCCTCAAAAATCAATCGTGAGAAAATCGGTGACCGCAGAATGCTTGTTGGGCACACACCTACGCCAATTTCGGCGATTAAGGAAAGTTTGCACAATGACATAATCCGACTTGACGGAGGATGCGTTTACCATCGCCAAGTCAAAGATTTGGGCTATCTCTGTGCATTCGATTTAATATCCAAAGAGCTATTCTATACCGAAAATTGCGAATTAGATAGTTAA
- a CDS encoding T9SS type A sorting domain-containing protein: MTKIMSGVLILFSVIVMSHQALAQSCLPDGVTFFTQQSLDDFLVNYPDCTEIEGNVRITGNITNLEALKNVKKIGGNLSFDYTALLTDLSGLDSLEEVSGNFLLLSNQKLENLNGLENLQRVNGDVMISWNKVLKSLEGLNSLRTIGGYFWMYFNNKLTSLKGLEAIDTLKSDFVIHGHEVLKDLEGLNSLKHINGSLVIVKNLALTNLKGLDSLKSIYWNLNVDSSSFVNFEGIESLKTIGGYFSSRVNYNLNSLEGLEGVETIGGNVTIMSNTNLPSIKSFDNLKSIGGNLLIEDNLFMRSIEGFGALEFINGDLMILHNLALKEFDAFGNLKSLGGYLDISGNLLLKNCNGLDSLNSVGGEFLVTDNIDMEHLLAFQSLKSVGGNIHLLNLKKLESLSGLDSIDYQSINYLFIQSCPKLSQCNVWSICMHLATSENSIIENNASGCNSPNEIHEICKVTSVELIESDQVLIYPNPSSGSIYINGIESAILNISDAMGKNILMQNIFGATEIDLSSYANGTYFITLTMKNQVVTKIIVKE; the protein is encoded by the coding sequence ATGACTAAAATCATGTCCGGAGTTTTAATATTGTTCTCTGTAATAGTGATGTCCCATCAAGCACTTGCTCAATCGTGCTTGCCGGATGGTGTAACGTTTTTTACACAACAGTCGCTTGATGATTTCCTTGTCAATTATCCAGATTGTACAGAAATCGAAGGTAATGTTCGCATCACCGGAAACATAACTAATTTAGAAGCTTTGAAAAATGTTAAGAAAATCGGTGGAAATTTGAGCTTCGATTATACAGCACTATTGACGGATTTAAGTGGATTGGACTCATTGGAAGAAGTTAGCGGAAATTTCCTATTACTTAGCAATCAAAAGTTAGAAAATTTGAATGGTTTGGAAAATCTTCAAAGAGTCAACGGCGATGTAATGATATCATGGAATAAAGTATTAAAATCTCTTGAGGGCTTAAATTCACTTAGAACTATCGGTGGTTACTTTTGGATGTATTTTAATAATAAGCTTACTTCCTTGAAAGGCTTGGAAGCCATTGATACGCTCAAAAGCGACTTTGTAATTCACGGTCATGAGGTGCTAAAGGACTTAGAAGGGCTGAATTCTTTGAAACATATTAACGGCTCTTTAGTCATAGTCAAAAATTTGGCTTTGACGAATTTGAAAGGATTGGATTCGCTCAAATCAATTTATTGGAATTTGAATGTAGATTCATCAAGTTTTGTCAATTTCGAAGGCATCGAATCCCTTAAAACCATTGGCGGATATTTCAGCTCACGAGTGAACTATAATTTGAATTCTCTCGAAGGATTAGAAGGCGTAGAAACTATAGGTGGAAATGTTACAATTATGTCTAATACAAATTTGCCCTCAATTAAATCTTTTGATAATCTTAAATCTATTGGCGGCAATTTGTTAATTGAAGATAATTTATTCATGCGGTCAATAGAGGGTTTCGGAGCATTAGAATTTATAAACGGCGATTTGATGATTTTGCATAATTTGGCTTTAAAAGAGTTTGATGCTTTCGGGAATCTCAAATCATTAGGAGGCTACCTTGACATCTCAGGGAATCTATTATTAAAAAACTGCAACGGGCTTGATTCTTTGAATTCCGTTGGTGGTGAATTTTTAGTGACGGATAATATAGATATGGAGCACCTTTTAGCTTTTCAGTCCTTGAAAAGCGTCGGTGGAAACATTCATCTGTTGAATTTGAAAAAGCTTGAGAGTTTGTCCGGATTGGATAGCATTGATTACCAAAGCATTAACTATTTATTCATCCAATCGTGCCCAAAATTATCCCAATGCAATGTTTGGAGCATTTGTATGCACTTGGCTACTTCAGAAAATTCGATTATTGAAAATAATGCGAGCGGTTGCAATAGTCCAAACGAGATTCACGAAATTTGCAAAGTAACATCTGTAGAATTGATTGAATCAGACCAGGTCCTTATATACCCCAACCCAAGCAGCGGGAGCATATACATAAACGGTATTGAATCCGCTATTTTGAATATCAGCGATGCTATGGGCAAAAATATTTTGATGCAGAATATATTCGGAGCTACGGAAATCGATTTAAGCTCCTATGCAAACGGTACATATTTTATTACTCTAACAATGAAAAACCAAGTTGTAACTAAAATAATCGTAAAAGAATGA
- a CDS encoding thiamine pyrophosphate-dependent enzyme, translating into MAVNATASKIDVKTAKNGSGKKSATVTMNYQDHEIEVDLFSAFDFGKFDKETIIDWYKLNHLGRRLDDKAALYLKMAKGWSYHAPFAGHDGIQLALGLMFRQNHDFLFPYYRDMLTSLAGGITVEEIILNGLSKDTDVAGGGRHMSNHFAKPSIRIQNVSSCTGNHSLHAVGVARAIKKYNGDEIAFYSGGESATAEGYFYEAISAANLDKLPVVFVIQNNKFGISVPLHEVSGNMVVSDNFIGFKNMKIIECDGRDPFDCHKALTAAIEHIREGKGPAMIHADCDRIGSHSNSDRHELYRSEEERTTLKRRDPLMQFRWHLLDKKFLTLKEIEAIEEENKEIIFSAADKAEAAPDADGKSWDQFIIPEPYVKISDNTETAINPDAPRIQFIEGINHTLKEEFRRNPDTFLWGQDIGKGGVFNVVKGMPQEFGKERVFNAAIAEDCIVGTANGFTRYNEKVRVVVEGAEFADYFWPAMEQLIECSHDYWRTRGQFSPNVVIRIASGGYIQGGLYHSQNLEGTLSTIPGIRIVMPSFADDAVGLLRNAIRSRGTTLFLEPKFLYNFKAASAPTPDDDFIIPFGKAKTRRSGSDITIVSFGTTVHLSMMAAEELANDGVSVEVIDLRSIIPWDKEAVLESVRKTNRLVVVHEDKVTGGFGGEIVATVAKEAFRSLDAPIMRVGSKDVPVGFAKSYESITLPNKNDVIKAVKETLQF; encoded by the coding sequence ATGGCAGTTAATGCAACCGCTTCAAAAATAGATGTTAAAACGGCGAAAAACGGGTCAGGTAAAAAGTCTGCTACTGTTACCATGAATTATCAAGACCACGAAATCGAAGTTGACTTATTCAGTGCATTCGACTTTGGCAAATTTGACAAAGAAACTATAATTGACTGGTACAAACTAAATCACTTAGGCAGAAGATTAGATGACAAAGCTGCTTTGTATCTAAAAATGGCTAAGGGCTGGTCATATCATGCACCTTTTGCGGGGCATGACGGCATCCAGCTTGCTTTGGGCTTAATGTTTCGCCAAAATCACGACTTTTTGTTTCCGTACTATCGTGACATGTTGACTTCTTTGGCAGGTGGTATTACAGTCGAAGAAATCATTCTTAACGGATTGAGCAAGGATACTGATGTAGCAGGTGGTGGACGCCACATGAGCAATCACTTTGCCAAACCTTCGATTCGTATCCAAAATGTATCTTCATGTACAGGCAATCACAGCCTTCATGCTGTTGGTGTTGCTCGTGCGATTAAAAAATATAATGGTGACGAAATAGCATTCTATTCAGGTGGCGAATCCGCTACTGCCGAAGGTTATTTCTACGAAGCTATAAGTGCCGCTAATCTTGATAAATTGCCTGTTGTCTTTGTTATTCAGAACAATAAATTCGGCATCTCGGTTCCTTTACACGAAGTATCAGGCAACATGGTTGTGAGCGATAACTTCATTGGATTTAAGAATATGAAAATAATCGAATGCGACGGTAGAGACCCATTTGATTGTCATAAAGCTCTCACTGCGGCTATCGAGCATATTCGCGAAGGCAAAGGACCGGCAATGATTCACGCAGATTGCGACAGAATAGGTTCACATTCCAATTCGGACAGACACGAACTGTATCGCTCAGAAGAAGAAAGAACTACTCTAAAACGTCGTGACCCATTGATGCAGTTCCGCTGGCACTTGCTGGACAAGAAGTTTCTCACTTTGAAAGAAATAGAAGCTATCGAAGAAGAAAACAAGGAAATCATCTTTTCTGCAGCTGATAAAGCTGAAGCTGCTCCTGATGCAGACGGCAAAAGCTGGGACCAATTTATAATTCCCGAACCCTATGTAAAAATTTCTGACAATACTGAAACTGCTATTAATCCTGATGCTCCGCGAATTCAATTTATTGAAGGTATAAATCATACACTGAAAGAAGAATTCCGCAGAAATCCTGATACCTTCTTATGGGGTCAGGACATAGGCAAAGGCGGCGTTTTCAATGTTGTAAAAGGTATGCCTCAGGAATTTGGCAAAGAACGCGTTTTCAATGCAGCTATTGCCGAGGACTGTATCGTCGGTACAGCTAATGGATTTACTCGTTACAACGAAAAAGTCCGCGTAGTGGTAGAAGGTGCAGAATTTGCAGATTATTTTTGGCCCGCAATGGAACAATTAATAGAATGTTCGCATGATTACTGGCGTACTCGAGGGCAATTTTCTCCTAATGTTGTCATTAGAATCGCAAGTGGCGGCTATATCCAAGGTGGATTATATCATTCGCAAAACCTCGAAGGTACATTAAGTACAATTCCCGGTATTCGAATAGTTATGCCCTCGTTTGCAGATGACGCCGTAGGACTTTTGCGTAATGCAATTCGTTCACGCGGTACAACATTATTTTTAGAACCAAAATTTTTGTATAATTTCAAAGCCGCATCAGCACCTACACCTGATGATGATTTTATAATTCCTTTCGGTAAAGCTAAAACTCGCCGTTCGGGTAGTGATATTACCATTGTATCATTCGGGACAACAGTTCATCTGAGTATGATGGCAGCCGAAGAACTTGCAAATGATGGAGTATCGGTCGAAGTGATTGACCTTCGTTCGATAATCCCTTGGGATAAAGAAGCAGTGCTCGAATCGGTCAGAAAGACAAATCGCTTGGTAGTAGTTCACGAGGACAAAGTAACGGGCGGATTTGGTGGAGAGATAGTAGCAACAGTTGCTAAAGAGGCATTCCGTTCATTAGATGCTCCAATTATGAGAGTTGGGTCGAAAGATGTACCTGTAGGATTTGCAAAAAGTTATGAAAGTATAACTTTACCAAATAAAAATGATGTCATCAAAGCCGTAAAGGAGACCTTACAATTTTGA